Part of the Arthrobacter globiformis genome is shown below.
CGCGGCCGATTGTGACCGAGGTCAGCCGGCTCCCTGTGTTCTATCCGGCGGAGAACATTCACCAGGACTACTACGCCAAGTTTCCTGAGCAGGGGTATTGCCAGGTCATTATTAACCCGAAGCTGGCCAAGGCCCGGAAATATTACTCTGCATGGCTTAATGCGTAGCAGTGGCGCTGACGCCCTCGTTAGGCTGGCCAAAGTATTCCCTCCTGAGAGATAGGCGCAACTACACATGGCACGGATCTACGACGATGTAACACAGCTGGTGGGCGGCACCCCGCTGGTCAAGCTCAACCGCCTGACGGAAGGCCTGGACGCCACCGTTGCGGTGAAGCTTGAGTTCTACAACCCGGCCAACAGCGTCAAGGACCGTATCGGCGTCGCAATCATCGACGCCGCTGAGAAGTCCGGCGCGCTGAAGCCCGGCGGAACCATCGTCGAAGGCACCTCCGGCAACACCGGCATCGCCCTGGCCATGGTGGGCGCAGCCCGCGGCTACAAGGTCATCCTGACCATGCCCGAGACCATGTCCACCGAGCGCCGTGTGATGCTCCGTGCCTTCGGCGCCGAGATCGTGCTGACCCCGGGTTCCGAAGGCATGCGTGGCGCCGTGGAGAAGGCCCAGGAGATCGTCGCCAACACGGAGAACTCCATCTGGGCCCAGCAGTTCGCCAACGAGGCCAACCCGCAGATCCACCGTGAAACCACGGCCGAGGAAATCTGGACCGACACCGACGGCAAGGTAGACATCTTTGTCTCCGGCATCGGCACCGGCGGGACCATTACCGGCGTCGGGCAGGTCCTGAAAGAGCGCAAGCCGGGCGTCCAGATCGTTGCCGTTGAACCCAAGGACTCCGCCATTTTGAACGGCGGTGCCCCTGGCCCGCACAAGATCCAGGGCCTCGGCGCCAACTTCATCCCGGAGCTCCTGGACACCAACGTCTACGACGAGGTCCTGGACGCCACCCTGGAGGACTCCGTGGCCGTGGCCCGCGAGCTGGGCATCAAGGAAGGCATCCTGGGCGGCATCTCCTCCGGCGCCATCGTGTGGGGCGCCCTCGAACTGGCCAAGCGACCGGAAAACGCCGGCAAGCTGATCGTGGCGGTCGTCTGCGACTTCGGTGAGCGTTACATCTCCACCGTGCTCTATGACGACATCCGGGGCTAGACCTTAGCCAGCCGCTTTCCGTTTCCTGTAGAAAGATCTTTGTGGGTTTCTTCGCAAGACTTAAGGAAGACCTCGACGCCGCCCGGTCCCACGACCCGGCGGCTCGAGGTTCTTTTGAGAACTTTTTCGCGTACTCCGGGCTGCACGCCATCTGGGCGCACCGCCTGACGCACAAGCTGTGGCAGGACCCGTCCACGCGGTTCCCCGCCCGGCTCATTTCGCAGCTCACACGCTTCCTGACGGGCATCGAGATCCACCCCGGTGCCACCATTGGACGCCGCTTTTTTATTGACCACGGCATGGGCGTGGTCATCGGCGAAACGGCCGAGATCGGCGAGGACGTCATGATCTACCATGGCGTCACTCTCGGCGGCCGCTCCCTCGCCAAGGTCAAGCGCCACCCCACCATCGGGGACCGGGTCACGATCGGTGCGGGCGCCAAAATCCTGGGGCCGATCACCATCGGCAACGACAGCGCCGTGGGGGCGAACGCCGTCGTGGTCAAGGACGCACCGCCCGAGTCCATCGTCACGGGCATCCCGGCAAGCTGGCGGCACCGCGACGCCCAGCGGGAGACCAAGCCCGCCGTGGACCCGGCTGAGTATTACATCGAATACCGGATCTGATCCTTACGGTGGGGCGGCTGTGCCTTTTGGAGCTGTTAGTGGCCGGCCGCCTCAGCGGGCGATGCGTTTCAGCACCGCCGTCACCGCCAGGTCGTACACGCGGTCCGGCAGCAGCCGGCGCAGTGCCGTGATGGCAACTGCGCCCCTGCCCACCGGGTAGCGGGTCCGGGGACGGGCGGCGGTGGCGGCCTGCAGCACCGCTCTGGCGACGACGTCGGGCTGGGTGGACGTCGCCGGCCTCTCGGTGGACGCCAGCACGGCGGCCATCTCCCTGGCCTAGGCCGCGTACGGCCCGCCGCCCGAGCTGGCCAGCAGCCCCTCGGCCGCAATCCCGCCCCACTCGGTAACGGTGCTGGCGGGCTCGATGATGGACACGCTGATCCCGTGCGGCTTCAGTTCCAGCCGCAGCGCATCACTGAGGCCTTCCACGGCGAACTTGCTGGCGTGGTACCAGGTGCCGAGCGGCTCATAGAACTTGCCTCCGATGGAGGAGATGTTGATGATCCTGCCTCTCCCGGCAGTCCGCATGGAGGGCAGGACCAGCTGCGTCATCCGCGCCATGCCGAAGGCGTTCACGTCGAACTGCCGGCGCCCTTCGGCCAGCTCCATCTCCTCCAGCGCACCGAAGGAGCCGAAACCGGCGTTATTCACCAGGACATCGATCCGGCCCTGCTCCCGGAGTACCGTGATCAGCAGGCTTTGCATGGACCCGTCATCCGTGACATCCAGCGGCAGGACCCTTATCCCCTGCGCCTTGAGCGGTTCCATCCTGTCCACCCGCCTGGCGCCGGCGTAGACAGCGAACCGGATGCACGAACGGCCGGCACCTCCCAGAGTATCCGGGAGGGCCGGCCGTTCCTGCGTTACACCGCGGGGGTGGCTAGTGGGTGTCCACTGCCTCGACCTCGGACTTGTCCTCGCCCCACAGCGTGTGGAACGTGCCCTCGGCGTCGACGCGGCCGTAGGTGTGCGCACCGAAGAGGTCGCGCTGGCCCTGGATGACGGCGGCGGCGAGGCGCTTGCGGCGCAGGCCGTCGTAGTAGGCCAGCGAGGAGGAGAAGACGGGCACCGGAATGCCGAGCTGCACGGCGGTGGCAACCACGCGGCGCCAGGCCGGGAGTGCTTCGGCGATGGCCTTGGTGAAGGCCGGTGCGAACAGCAGGTTGGCCGGCTTCTGCTCCGCGGCGTAGGCCTTGGTGATTTCCTTGAGCAGCTCCGCACGGATGATGCAGCCGCCGCGCCACAGCGAGGCGATCTCGTCCAGCTTGAGGTCCCAGCCGTACTCCTTGGCGGAGGAAGTCAGCATGTCCAGGCCCTGGGCGTAGGAGACCAGCTTGGAGGCGTACAGCGCCTGGCGGACGTCCTCGACGAAGTTTTCGGGGATTTCGACGGCGATTTCCTCGCCGGCCAGCAGCTCCTGGCCGAGTTTGCGCTGCTCCGCCTGGGAGGACAGGGCCCGGGCGGAAAACCGACTCGGCGATGCCTGAAACCGGGGAGCCCAGTTCGAGCGCGGAGATGACCGTCCAGCGGCCGGTGCCCTTCTGGCCCGCGGCGTCCACGACGACGTCGACGAACGGCTTGCCGGTCTTGGCGTCCACGTGGCCGAGGACCTCGGCCGAGATTTCGATCAGGAAGGAGGCGAGCTCGCCCTTGTTCCAGTCGGCGAAGATCTTGGACTGTTCGGCGGGCTCAATACCGGCGCCGGAGCGCAGGAGGTCGAAGGCTTCGCCGATGACCTGCATGTCGGCGTATTCGATGCCGTTGTGCACCATCTTGACGAAGTGGCCGGCGCCGTCGGTGCCGATCCAGGCGCAGCACGGCTGGCCGTCAACCTTGGCGGAGATCTTCTCCAGCAGCGGGCCAAGGGCGTCGTAGGACTCCTTGGAGCCGCCGGGCATGATGGACGGGCCGTTGAGGGCGCCTTCCTCACCGCCGGAGACGCCGACGCCCACGAAGTGCAGGTCCTTCTCGGCCAGCGCGGCTTCCCGGCGGCGGGTGTCCTCGTAGTGCGAGTTGCCGGCGTCGATCACGATGTCGCCCGGTTCCAGCAGCGGAACGAGCTGGTCGATGACGGCGTCAACCGGCTTGCCGGCCTTGACCATGATGAGCACGCGGCGCGGCTTCTCCAGGGAGTCCACCAGCTCCTGCAGCGTTTCAGTGCGCACGAAGTCGCCGTCGGTGCCGTGCTTTTCGAGGAGGGCGTCGGTCTTCTCAACCGAGCGGTTGTGCAGGGCAACGGTGAAGCCGTTGCGGGCCAGGTTGCGGGCGAGGTTGGCGCCCATCACCGCGAGGCCGGTGACACCGATGTGTGCTGACATCAAAAACTCCAATTCAGTGTGTGCAACATGTGTGCGTTGCGTCCCGTCTCTGCTGCGGAACACGCTTTAGAAAAGTAGGCTGTGAATAAAGCATATATATTCGAGGGCGGGGGCGAAAGCGGGTGACCACTCCTTGGACGCCAGCTGCGCCATGAAGAGTCTACGACGTGCCTCTCCGGCGGCGTCCAGACTCCCCAGGCTGCGGGGGAACAAAGCCTCCCGGCCCGATTATGCTTACCACTATGTCAACCAGCCTCCATCACCGTGCCGTCGAGCACCTGGGTACCAGAATCGTCGACGGCAGCCTCCCGCCAGGGCATGTGATGCTGGCGGAGCAGTTGGAGGACGAACTGCAGGTATCCCGGTCTGTGATCCGGGAAGCCGTCCGCGTGCTGCAGTCGCTTGGCCTGGTGGAGACCACCAAACGCGTGGGCATCAAAGTCCTGCCGGCGCACCGCTGGAACCCGTTCGATCCCCTCGTGATCCGCTGGCGCCTCGCCGGGGAAGGGCGGGGGGCCCAGCTGCGGTCCCTCGCGGAACTGCGCTCCGCCGTCGAGCCCGTGGCCGCCGAACTGGCTGCGGTCAACGCACCGCAGGAGCTGCGGCAGGAACTGCTCGACGTGGCCCTGGCCATGCGCGACGCCGGCCAGGCCGGCGACGTGCCGCGCTTCCTGGAACTGGACATCCAGTTCCACTCCCTGCTGCTCAGCGGCTCCGGCAACGAGATGTTTGCCAACCTCGTGGGCCAGGTGGCCGAAACCCTGACCGGCCGCACGGTGCACGGCCTCATGCCCGACCGGCCCCGGGACCTCACCCTGCAGTGGCACCTCGATGTGGCCGAAGCCATCTTTGAGGGCCATGCAGCGGAGGCCCGCGAGGCGTCGAGCCGGATCATGCGCCGCACCATTTCGGAAATGGAGCCCGTATGGGTGGAGCAGCCGAGGGTTTTCGTTCCGCTGCAGCGGCGGACGCTGTCCGCCTAGCCCACTTGGCTGGCGCTGGCCGCCGCTGGCCCGGATTTAGCTGTGCCTCTGTTTAGCTGTGGCTCTGTCTAGCCGGCGAAGTTGAGGAGGACTTTGCCGGATTGGGCGGAGTTGCGGGCGGTCTCGAAGGCTTCGAGGGCGTCGGTGACGGGGTAGTCGTGGGTGATGACCGGGTCAATCTTGAGGGTGCCGTCGGCGAGGGCGGTGATGACCTCGTCGATTTCGTCGTTGAACCGGAACGAGCCGCGCAGGTCCAGTTCGCGGGTGATGGCCAGGGAGATCAGGACCGGCTGCGGGCCGGTGGGCAGCAGCCCGACCAGGACCACGGTCCCGCCCCGGGCAGCGCCCTGGATCGCGGAGGCCAGCCCGTGGTGGTTCCCGGAGGACTCGATCACGACGTCGGCCTGCACCGTGGCGATCGCGTCACCGTCGGCGGCGTTGAGGACCTCGTCCGCGCCCACCTGTGTGGCGATCTCCAAAGGTTTGGCGTGCATGTCCACCGCCACGATCCGGGCAGCGCCGGCACGTTTGAGGACCGCCACCGCCAAAGCCCCGATCGGGCCGGACCCGATCACGAGCGCAGTCCTGCCGGCCACGTCCCCGGCCCTTGCCACCGCGTGCCACGCCACGGACGCCGGTTCGATCAAAGCGGCGGTGCGCAGGTCCAGATCCTCGGGCAGGGCCCGGAGCATCCGGACCGGCAGGGTCACGTACCGGCTGAACGCCCCGTCCGTGTGCGGATACCTCGCCGCGGAACCCAGGTACGTGCACCCCGGCGACAGGTTCGGCCTCTCCGCCGGGTACCTGGGCGCGTCCGGGCCCGTGCCGGCTCCGGGGGTGGCCGGGTGCACCGCGACCGGGGTCCCGGCGGCCGGTCCGGTCCCGTCCGCGGCGGCCTTGACGACGCGCCCGGAAATCTCATGGCCCAGCACCAGCGGCGCCTTCAGGATCGACTCGCCCGCCGCGCCGTGCAGCCAGTAATGCAGGTCCGACCCGCAAATCCCCCCGAACAGGACCTCCACGACCGCCTCATCCGGCGCCGGGGCCTTCAGCGGGACCTCATCGATCCGCAGGTCCCCCTTCGCGTGCGCGACCACC
Proteins encoded:
- the cysK gene encoding cysteine synthase A, whose amino-acid sequence is MARIYDDVTQLVGGTPLVKLNRLTEGLDATVAVKLEFYNPANSVKDRIGVAIIDAAEKSGALKPGGTIVEGTSGNTGIALAMVGAARGYKVILTMPETMSTERRVMLRAFGAEIVLTPGSEGMRGAVEKAQEIVANTENSIWAQQFANEANPQIHRETTAEEIWTDTDGKVDIFVSGIGTGGTITGVGQVLKERKPGVQIVAVEPKDSAILNGGAPGPHKIQGLGANFIPELLDTNVYDEVLDATLEDSVAVARELGIKEGILGGISSGAIVWGALELAKRPENAGKLIVAVVCDFGERYISTVLYDDIRG
- the epsC gene encoding serine O-acetyltransferase EpsC, whose protein sequence is MGFFARLKEDLDAARSHDPAARGSFENFFAYSGLHAIWAHRLTHKLWQDPSTRFPARLISQLTRFLTGIEIHPGATIGRRFFIDHGMGVVIGETAEIGEDVMIYHGVTLGGRSLAKVKRHPTIGDRVTIGAGAKILGPITIGNDSAVGANAVVVKDAPPESIVTGIPASWRHRDAQRETKPAVDPAEYYIEYRI
- a CDS encoding SDR family NAD(P)-dependent oxidoreductase; the encoded protein is MRTPTAASTPRARSTRCGARTSPRSRQWTPTSHPRGVTQERPALPDTLGGAGRSCIRFAVYAGARRVDRMEPLKAQGIRVLPLDVTDDGSMQSLLITVLREQGRIDVLVNNAGFGSFGALEEMELAEGRRQFDVNAFGMARMTQLVLPSMRTAGRGRIINISSIGGKFYEPLGTWYHASKFAVEGLSDALRLELKPHGISVSIIEPASTVTEWGGIAAEGLLASSGGGPYAA
- a CDS encoding FadR/GntR family transcriptional regulator; this encodes MSTSLHHRAVEHLGTRIVDGSLPPGHVMLAEQLEDELQVSRSVIREAVRVLQSLGLVETTKRVGIKVLPAHRWNPFDPLVIRWRLAGEGRGAQLRSLAELRSAVEPVAAELAAVNAPQELRQELLDVALAMRDAGQAGDVPRFLELDIQFHSLLLSGSGNEMFANLVGQVAETLTGRTVHGLMPDRPRDLTLQWHLDVAEAIFEGHAAEAREASSRIMRRTISEMEPVWVEQPRVFVPLQRRTLSA
- a CDS encoding L-idonate 5-dehydrogenase; the protein is MTHTTEILPVSGPAVVAHAKGDLRIDEVPLKAPAPDEAVVEVLFGGICGSDLHYWLHGAAGESILKAPLVLGHEISGRVVKAAADGTGPAAGTPVAVHPATPGAGTGPDAPRYPAERPNLSPGCTYLGSAARYPHTDGAFSRYVTLPVRMLRALPEDLDLRTAALIEPASVAWHAVARAGDVAGRTALVIGSGPIGALAVAVLKRAGAARIVAVDMHAKPLEIATQVGADEVLNAADGDAIATVQADVVIESSGNHHGLASAIQGAARGGTVVLVGLLPTGPQPVLISLAITRELDLRGSFRFNDEIDEVITALADGTLKIDPVITHDYPVTDALEAFETARNSAQSGKVLLNFAG